Proteins encoded within one genomic window of Patescibacteria group bacterium:
- a CDS encoding L-threonylcarbamoyladenylate synthase has protein sequence MLIVKPSKKGIDQAVRWLRAGGVIVYPTDTAYGLGGVIGNPAVVRRVLRIKKRRDRKFTVVCADLNQAKKFFRLNKLAARLAKKYWPGPLSIVVSSSFSIRVPANKLTQKLVKLAGRPLIATSANLSGNAAPYSGRVVIKEFKNQKNQPDLVINSGKLKKTSPSTIVKIRGEKIEVLRQGSVKIL, from the coding sequence ATGTTAATCGTTAAACCAAGCAAAAAGGGAATTGATCAAGCAGTAAGATGGTTGCGTGCTGGCGGTGTTATTGTTTATCCCACAGATACGGCCTATGGTTTGGGTGGAGTGATTGGTAATCCGGCAGTAGTTCGCCGGGTATTGCGTATTAAAAAACGTCGAGACCGCAAATTTACCGTTGTTTGCGCCGATTTGAACCAGGCGAAAAAATTTTTTCGGTTGAATAAGTTAGCTGCGCGGTTGGCAAAAAAATATTGGCCCGGTCCTTTGAGTATTGTTGTTAGTTCCAGCTTTTCGATTCGGGTTCCGGCTAATAAGCTAACGCAAAAATTGGTTAAACTTGCCGGGCGACCGCTTATCGCCACTTCGGCTAATTTGTCGGGTAATGCCGCGCCTTATAGCGGCAGAGTAGTAATTAAAGAGTTTAAAAATCAAAAGAATCAGCCGGATTTAGTAATAAACTCCGGAAAACTAAAGAAAACTTCACCATCGACAATTGTTAAGATCAGGGGCGAAAAGATTGAGGTTTTGCGGCAGGGAAGTGTAAAAATATTATAA
- a CDS encoding anaerobic ribonucleoside-triphosphate reductase activating protein, with product MLIGGLQKTSLIDYPGKIAAVVFTARCNFKCGFCHNPELSGEKDQLTKDFFLEKEILDFLEKRKKVLDGAVITGGEPTLHKDLPEFIRKIKNFGLAVKLDTNGTNPKMVEKLIKEKMVDFIAMDIKAPLRLYAKVTNSKLGTDNIKKSIKLIMNSGIDYEFRSTLLPALHTREDVAAMARLIKGAKKYALQKFFSSGGKLLDESFADKRGFTDKEMKELAVVCEGLVEKVVVR from the coding sequence ATGTTAATAGGCGGATTACAAAAAACTTCGTTGATTGACTATCCGGGTAAAATAGCGGCGGTTGTTTTTACCGCTCGCTGCAATTTTAAATGCGGTTTTTGCCACAATCCGGAGCTATCCGGAGAGAAGGATCAATTAACCAAAGATTTTTTTCTTGAAAAGGAAATATTGGATTTTTTGGAAAAAAGAAAAAAAGTGCTTGACGGCGCAGTGATTACCGGTGGTGAGCCGACGCTACACAAAGATTTACCTGAATTTATCAGAAAAATTAAAAATTTTGGTCTAGCGGTGAAACTCGATACCAACGGCACTAATCCTAAAATGGTGGAAAAACTGATTAAAGAAAAGATGGTTGATTTTATCGCTATGGATATCAAGGCGCCACTGCGGCTTTACGCCAAAGTGACAAACAGCAAGCTAGGCACGGATAATATCAAAAAAAGCATTAAGCTAATCATGAATAGCGGAATTGACTATGAATTTCGTAGCACGTTGCTACCGGCGCTGCACACCAGGGAAGATGTCGCAGCGATGGCTAGGCTGATAAAAGGCGCCAAAAAATACGCTCTGCAAAAGTTTTTCTCTAGCGGTGGTAAGCTGCTCGACGAGAGTTTCGCTGATAAGCGTGGTTTTACGGATAAAGAAATGAAGGAATTGGCGGTAGTTTGTGAAGGCTTGGTTGAGAAGGTAGTGGTGAGGTAA
- a CDS encoding NAD-dependent epimerase/dehydratase family protein, with product MRIIVTGGAGFIGSHIVDRLIKDGHHVTVVDDLSTGKKANLNPKAKFYKLSVTSDKLSAVWQKVKPQAVFHLAAQMSVRHSVENPKFDASVNIVGAINVLENCRKYGTKKVIFSSTGGAMYGEAPRRFIPTRESYPPQPQSPYGIAKYSVEHYLEYYYEIFGLRYVALRFSNVYGPRQNSHGEAGVVAIFIDRLLRGKQPVINGVGVQTRDYVYVSDVVDAAMLAMKRSKIGSYNISTAKETNVNQIFNKITKALKTKIRAKHGSAKIGEQRRSCLSYDLASRDLGWKPKMRLDEGIKKTAEWFKNNNK from the coding sequence ATGCGTATTATTGTTACCGGCGGTGCCGGGTTTATCGGCTCGCACATTGTCGATCGACTGATTAAAGACGGTCATCATGTTACCGTGGTTGATGATTTGTCGACCGGTAAAAAGGCGAATCTTAATCCCAAGGCCAAATTTTATAAATTAAGCGTGACTAGCGATAAATTGTCGGCTGTCTGGCAAAAGGTAAAACCGCAGGCGGTTTTTCATCTGGCGGCGCAAATGAGCGTTCGTCATTCGGTTGAAAATCCTAAATTTGACGCTAGTGTTAATATTGTCGGCGCTATTAATGTTTTGGAAAACTGCCGTAAATATGGAACAAAAAAGGTGATTTTTAGCTCCACAGGCGGGGCAATGTACGGTGAAGCGCCGCGCAGATTTATTCCTACACGCGAAAGTTATCCGCCGCAACCGCAGTCGCCATACGGTATTGCCAAATATTCCGTTGAACATTATCTTGAATATTATTATGAAATATTCGGATTACGTTACGTGGCGTTGCGGTTTTCCAACGTTTATGGCCCGCGACAAAACAGCCATGGCGAAGCTGGAGTAGTGGCAATATTTATCGATCGTTTGCTCCGGGGTAAGCAGCCGGTAATCAATGGTGTCGGTGTTCAGACCCGCGACTATGTTTATGTCAGTGACGTGGTTGACGCGGCGATGCTGGCAATGAAAAGAAGCAAAATCGGCAGCTATAATATTAGCACTGCCAAAGAAACTAACGTTAATCAAATTTTTAACAAAATTACCAAAGCGCTGAAGACTAAAATCAGAGCCAAACATGGTTCGGCAAAAATCGGCGAGCAACGCCGGAGTTGTCTGAGTTATGATTTGGCGAGCAGAGATCTTGGTTGGAAACCGAAGATGAGGTTAGATGAAGGGATAAAAAAGACAGCGGAATGGTTTAAAAATAATAATAAGTAA
- a CDS encoding DMT family transporter produces the protein MSFIGVILAVVALFSWGFGDFFIQKSARSLGTWQALFLICLFGAIFTFPFVISELGYLNLWSVLILLLLSVVLTFAALFDFEALKQGKLAVIEPLMGLELPLTVALGAVLIGEKLTVIQALLILVVFLGIVMAATVHHTYLFYHRRLLEKGVIFAGLGAITMALSNFLTGVGSRKTSAFMSMWFVDVFLMLVCLVYLIYRRELKDCFVKLSRNTKVVLGQCFFDNIAWVAYAWSMVLIPIGVATAISESYIVLTVMLGIFVNHERLKNHQILGAVMAAIGVISLSLITATGY, from the coding sequence ATGTCTTTCATCGGAGTTATTTTAGCGGTCGTTGCTTTATTTTCTTGGGGTTTTGGTGATTTTTTTATTCAAAAATCAGCCCGGTCTCTGGGCACTTGGCAGGCGCTATTTTTAATTTGTCTTTTTGGTGCCATATTTACTTTTCCTTTTGTAATTAGTGAGCTAGGTTATTTAAATCTTTGGAGCGTGCTTATTTTGCTTTTACTTTCCGTGGTTTTGACTTTTGCCGCGCTATTTGATTTTGAAGCTTTGAAACAAGGAAAATTAGCGGTTATAGAGCCGTTGATGGGGTTGGAGTTGCCTTTGACTGTGGCTTTAGGCGCGGTTTTGATAGGTGAAAAATTAACCGTAATTCAGGCTTTATTGATTTTAGTTGTTTTTCTTGGCATCGTAATGGCGGCTACTGTTCATCACACTTATCTTTTTTACCACCGTAGGTTGCTGGAAAAAGGTGTCATATTTGCCGGTTTGGGCGCAATTACTATGGCGCTGTCTAATTTTTTAACCGGTGTAGGCAGCAGAAAGACTTCGGCTTTTATGTCGATGTGGTTTGTGGATGTTTTTTTGATGCTGGTTTGTTTGGTCTATTTGATTTATCGGCGTGAGCTCAAAGATTGTTTTGTAAAACTTAGTCGTAATACCAAAGTAGTTCTTGGTCAATGCTTTTTTGATAATATTGCTTGGGTGGCATACGCCTGGTCTATGGTGCTCATACCTATTGGCGTGGCAACGGCAATCAGCGAAAGTTATATTGTTTTGACGGTTATGCTTGGTATCTTTGTTAATCATGAAAGGTTGAAAAATCATCAGATACTCGGCGCGGTAATGGCGGCAATCGGAGTAATATCGCTTTCATTGATAACAGCGACGGGATATTAG
- the rsmA gene encoding 16S rRNA (adenine(1518)-N(6)/adenine(1519)-N(6))-dimethyltransferase RsmA, with product MLLENTLDVLEHYGIRPRKGYGQNFLVDQEVLDDIVNSADLKKNDKVLEIGPGLGVLTERLAADAAKILAIEADPLMRKILVPKFKKILNVEIMAADALQLSSGDISEKLGDDYKIVANLPYNITGKFLRKFLTMSPLPKSLVLMLQKEVAERIVARSGKMSLLAVAVQIYGEPKIVRVVASESFYPQPEVKSAIIKIVRRPEDFFVKQGVDAKKFWQIVRIGFSSRRKQLQNNLSAGLKIEKDKIIKVLNKAKIAEKARAQELFLNDWIRLVKMF from the coding sequence ATGCTTTTGGAAAATACCCTTGATGTTTTAGAACACTACGGTATTCGTCCGCGTAAAGGCTATGGGCAGAATTTTTTAGTTGATCAAGAAGTTCTTGACGACATTGTTAATAGTGCTGATTTGAAAAAGAACGACAAGGTTTTGGAAATCGGTCCTGGTTTGGGGGTTTTGACGGAACGGTTGGCGGCGGACGCGGCAAAAATTTTGGCGATTGAAGCCGATCCGTTGATGCGTAAAATATTGGTGCCAAAGTTTAAAAAAATATTAAACGTGGAAATAATGGCTGCTGATGCGCTGCAACTATCGTCAGGAGATATTAGTGAAAAGTTGGGCGATGATTACAAGATTGTAGCTAATTTGCCGTACAATATTACGGGAAAATTTTTGCGTAAGTTTTTGACCATGTCGCCTTTGCCAAAAAGTTTGGTTTTGATGTTGCAAAAAGAGGTGGCGGAAAGAATCGTGGCACGAAGCGGAAAAATGAGTCTGCTGGCTGTTGCCGTGCAGATTTATGGCGAGCCAAAAATAGTTCGGGTGGTGGCTAGCGAGAGTTTTTACCCGCAGCCGGAGGTAAAGTCGGCAATAATAAAAATAGTCAGGCGACCGGAGGATTTTTTCGTTAAACAAGGGGTGGATGCCAAGAAATTTTGGCAGATAGTGCGCATTGGTTTTTCTTCTCGACGCAAACAATTGCAAAACAATCTAAGTGCCGGTCTAAAAATAGAAAAAGATAAGATAATAAAGGTTTTAAATAAAGCTAAAATAGCAGAAAAAGCTCGAGCGCAGGAGTTGTTCTTAAATGATTGGATTAGGTTGGTTAAAATGTTTTGA
- a CDS encoding MGMT family protein, with protein MDFRDRVYKIIKQIPAGKVATYSQIGQKLGNRRLARAVGAALKNNKNSFVICRDRKIAVPCHRVVCATGKIGGFNEGLKKKRLLLQKEGVKVFGGRIDLKTFGW; from the coding sequence ATGGATTTTAGAGATAGGGTTTACAAAATAATTAAGCAAATACCGGCAGGGAAAGTGGCGACTTATAGCCAGATTGGGCAAAAACTGGGAAACCGGAGACTAGCAAGGGCGGTTGGCGCAGCTTTAAAAAACAATAAAAATTCTTTTGTTATTTGTCGTGACCGAAAAATAGCCGTTCCTTGTCACCGGGTAGTTTGTGCTACTGGTAAAATCGGTGGGTTTAATGAGGGATTAAAGAAAAAAAGACTACTTTTGCAAAAAGAAGGAGTTAAAGTTTTTGGCGGTCGAATTGATCTAAAGACGTTTGGCTGGTAA
- the prfB gene encoding peptide chain release factor 2, protein MKEAELANQIKELKDRVEKTRSLINLDKSKIEIKQLESQMSAPDFWADQDRAKTVSQRLAALGAEIKKWDDLTAAIEELGEIVGLDQKDQEVSLRVETEERLAALEKEFVDMEFLVLFDGKYDTANAVVAIHARAGGVDAQDWVEILLRMLMRFCENKGFAVKVLSESRGAEAGIKSIFFEVIGRYAYGYLKSENGVHRLVRISPFDAEKMRHTSFALVEIIPELEEVGDIEIKDEDLRIDVYRAGGHGGQSVNTTDSAVRIVHLPTGITVTCQNERSQRQNKETAMKVLKSKLHQYYQTEIEEERQVLRGEFTEAAWGNQARSYVIHPYKMVKDHRTGYETSDTDSVLNGDLQPFVESYLKHLKNGV, encoded by the coding sequence ATGAAAGAAGCAGAGCTAGCAAACCAAATTAAAGAGTTAAAAGACCGAGTAGAAAAAACTCGGAGTTTGATTAATTTGGATAAATCTAAAATTGAGATTAAACAGCTGGAGAGTCAAATGTCTGCACCGGATTTTTGGGCTGATCAGGATCGAGCCAAAACCGTTTCTCAGCGACTAGCGGCACTGGGCGCTGAAATCAAAAAATGGGACGATTTGACGGCAGCGATAGAGGAGCTAGGAGAAATTGTTGGACTGGATCAAAAAGATCAGGAGGTCAGTTTGCGGGTTGAAACCGAAGAACGGCTCGCCGCGTTAGAAAAAGAATTTGTCGATATGGAATTTCTGGTTTTGTTTGATGGAAAATATGATACTGCCAATGCAGTGGTAGCGATTCACGCCCGCGCTGGTGGAGTGGACGCTCAAGACTGGGTAGAAATACTATTACGAATGTTGATGCGTTTTTGTGAAAATAAGGGTTTTGCTGTAAAAGTACTGAGTGAATCACGTGGTGCCGAAGCGGGGATCAAGAGCATTTTTTTTGAGGTTATTGGGCGTTACGCCTATGGTTATCTTAAATCAGAAAATGGCGTTCATCGCCTGGTGCGGATTTCTCCGTTTGACGCCGAAAAAATGCGTCACACCTCTTTTGCTTTAGTCGAAATAATACCGGAGCTAGAAGAGGTGGGTGATATCGAGATAAAAGATGAAGATTTGCGGATTGATGTTTATCGCGCCGGTGGTCATGGTGGGCAAAGTGTTAATACCACCGACTCGGCAGTGCGGATTGTTCATCTGCCCACGGGTATCACTGTTACTTGTCAAAATGAGCGCAGTCAGCGGCAAAACAAAGAAACCGCCATGAAAGTTTTAAAATCAAAATTACATCAGTACTACCAGACTGAAATTGAAGAAGAGCGTCAGGTGCTGCGCGGCGAGTTTACCGAGGCTGCTTGGGGTAATCAAGCCCGGTCTTACGTTATCCATCCGTATAAAATGGTCAAAGATCATCGGACTGGCTATGAAACATCTGACACTGATAGTGTTTTGAACGGGGATCTGCAACCGTTTGTGGAGAGCTATCTTAAACATCTAAAGAACGGAGTATAG